Proteins encoded together in one Lathyrus oleraceus cultivar Zhongwan6 chromosome 5, CAAS_Psat_ZW6_1.0, whole genome shotgun sequence window:
- the LOC127084982 gene encoding spermidine hydroxycinnamoyl transferase yields MVIIKASYNVTPNEPTPNGYLWLSDLDQVVRLSHLPLILIYKPKQNPENVIETLKNSLSKILVHYYPIAGRYSYTKGGRVEVNLNAKGAVLTEAETTKTVDDYGDFSPYESTGELIPKIDYNQPIEDIPLFLVQVTRFSDKDEASAFAIGIAYSHPLSDGAAFTKLLNSWAKIARGETLDSSEIPFLDRTILKFSHTPFEPCYEHIELKPPPFILGRSDANIERNKSMRAELLKLTAEQVEKLKKKANEFDIPKGSRPYSRFEAISAHIWKSASKARDLEKKQESVLRFNVEIRNRIIPNLPDYYYGNALIQTSAKGYIGEITSKRLSYVAKKIREAHEMITNEYIRSQIDVIRGFEHLEDARKLFIGSEGKDATYFGNPNLHLTSWINLPTYKADFGWGKPFYFGTGYVSRHDRAWIQLVPDRDGSVIVCMHFQVELMELFKKFFYEDLYDLFTSARL; encoded by the coding sequence CTTCATACAATGTGACTCCAAATGAACCAACTCCAAATGGTTATTTGTGGCTCTCTGATTTAGATCAGGTTGTGCGTCTAAGCCACCTACCACTTATTTTAATTTACAAACCGAAACAGAACCCAGAGAATGTCATTGAAACCTTGAAAAACTCTCTCAGCAAGATTCTTGTTCATTACTATCCTATCGCTGGTCGTTATTCTTATACCAAAGGTGGTCGAGTTGAAGTGAATCTCAATGCAAAAGGAGCTGTTTTGACAGAAGCTGAAACAACAAAAACAGTTGATGATTATGGTGACTTTTCACCTTATGAATCTACCGGAGAGCTTATTCCAAAAATCGATTATAATCAACCCATAGAAGACATTCCATTGTTTCTTGTTCAAGTCACACGATTCTCAGACAAAGATGAAGCTTCTGCATTCGCTATCGGAATTGCTTACTCTCACCCTTTATCCGATGGTGCTGCTTTTACCAAATTGTTAAATTCATGGGCCAAAATAGCAAGAGGTGAAACACTAGATTCTAGTGAAATACCCTTTTTAGACAGAACAATTCTCAAATTTTCACACACCCCATTTGAACCATGTTATGAACACATAGAGTTAAAGCCACCACCATTCATTCTTGGAAGATCTGACGCAAATATTGAAAGAAACAAGAGTATGAGAGCTGAATTATTGAAACTCACAGCAGAACAAGTTGAAAAGTTGAAGAAAAAGGCTAATGAATTTGATATTCCAAAAGGGTCAAGACCTTATAGTAGATTTGAAGCTATAAGTGCACATATATGGAAAAGTGCATCTAAAGCACGTGATcttgaaaagaaacaagaaagTGTTTTAAGATTCAATGTTGAAATCAGGAATAGAATAATTCCAAATCTTCCAGATTATTACTATGGGAATGCTTTGATTCAAACTTCAGCAAAAGGGTATATTGGAGAAATCACATCAAAGCGGTTGAGTTATGTTGCAAAGAAGATAAGGGAAGCACATGAGATGATAACAAATGAGTATATAAGGTCACAGATTGATGTTATTCGGGGTTTTGAGCATTTGGAAGATGCAAGGAAATTGTTTATAGGCAGTGAAGGTAAGGATGCTACATATTTTGGGAATCCAAATCTTCATCTAACAAGTTGGATAAATTTGCCTACATACAAAGCTGATTTTGGGTGGGGAAAACCATTTTACTTTGGTACTGGATATGTTTCTAGACATGACAGGGCATGGATTCAATTGGTTCCTGACAGAGATGGTTCTGTTATTGTGTGTATGCATTTTCAGGTTGAATTGATGGA